In Nitratireductor mangrovi, the genomic window CCGTCCGGTCTTCAGCTTGGCCATGGAGGCGAGCCGCGTGACGTCGCGCCCGGCGACATATTGCTCGACCGCGCCCCAGGTCAGCGCCCTCAGGGCCTCGACCTCGGTCCTCAATTCGGCGAGCCGGAAATGCACCACCTGATTGTCGAGGATTGGTTTGCCAAAGGTCTTGCGCTCGCCGGTATATTCGATGGTGAGGTCGATCAGCCGGTCGAAGCCCTTCAGCGAGCTTGCCGCGGAATAGAGCCGCTCCTCCTGGAACTGCAGCATCTGCATGGTGAAGCCCATGCCTTCCTGGCCGATAATATTCTGAGCCGGTACCCGCACCTCGTCGAAGAAGAGCTGCGCAGTGTCCGACGAGTTCATGCCGATCTTTTTGATTTTCTGCCGCGTGATACCCTTGGCGTCCATCGGCACCGCGATCAGTGACTTGTTCTGGTGCACCTGGCCTTCAGATGTGTTGGCGAGCAGGCAACACCAGTCGGCCTTCATGCCATTGGTGATCCACATCTTTGTGCCCGAGATGACGTAGTCGTCACCGTCCCTGCGGGCGGTGGTCTTCACGGCGGCCACATCCGACCCGCCGCCGGGTTCGGAGACGCCGAGACAACCGACAACGTCGCCGGCGATCGACGGCGCCAGGAAATTCGACTTCACGTGTTCTGAACCGAAGCGGTTGAGCGCCGGCGTGCACATGTCGGTGTGAACGCCGATCGCCATCGGCACGCCACCGCATGCGCAAAGCCCGAGTTCCTCGGCCATCACCATGGAATAGGAAAAGTCCAGGCCGAGGCCGCCATAGTCGGGATCGTATTTGATGCCGAGCAGGCCGAGTTTGCCGAGCTTCTTGAACAGGTCGTGGGAGGGGAACTCCTCCGCTGCCTCCCATTCATCGACATGCGGGTTGATCTCGGTCTCGACGAACCTGGCGACCGTGCGGCGCAGGTTTTCATGCTCGGCGGTGAATTGCATGCGGTTCCTCCTCTGCTTCCCCGAGGTGACGGAGAACGCGTACCTTCGCTATCCTCGCGCGACCCCGAAGCTGTTCGGCCTGAGCTCCCTGCCCGCGCCTTCTGCGGCGATCTGAAGGCAGAGCCCGAGGATACGGCGCGTATCGCGCGGATCGATGATGCCGTCGTCCCAGAGTCGCGCCGTGGCGAAGAGAGCGGTCGATTGCGCCTCCACGCCGGCCCTGATGCCACCGCTCATCTTGCCAAGCTGCTCCTCGTCGACCTCGGCTCCGGACGCTGCCGCCTTGCCGCGATGCACGATCTCCATCACCTTCGCCGCCTGTTCGCCGCCCATGACGGCCGTGCGCGCCGACGGCCACGAAAAGATGAAGCGTGGCGAGAACCCTCGTCCGCACATACCGTAGTTGCCGGCGCCGTACGAGCCTCCGAGAATGAAGGTGAATTTCGGCACCCGCGCATTGGCGACGGCCTGGATCATCTTGGAGCCGTGCTTGATTGCCCCGTCGCGCTCGGCTTCTGAGCCGACCATGTAGCCGGTCGTGTTCTGCAGGAAGACCAGCGGCACGCCGGTCTGGTCGCAGAGCTGGATGAACTGCGCCGCCTTCAGCGAACCGGCCGGCATGATCGGCCCATTATTGGCGAGGATGCCGATGCGGTGGCCTTCGACAGCGGCGTGGCCACAGGTGGTATCCGGCGCATATTCGCGTTTGAACTCGAAGAAATCCGAACCGTCGACGATGCGCGCGATCACCTCCTTCATGTCGAACGGGGCCTTCTCGTCCGCCGGCACGATCCCCATCAGTTCCTCAGGATCGAACACTGGGGCGGGAGCGACGGTCCGCACTGCCCCGACGTCGTCCCAGGCCAGCTGCTTCATGATCTCGCGGCCGAGCGCGATCGCCTCGACATCGTCCTCGGCGATGTATTCGCCAAGGCCCGTGACCCGGCCATGCAAGTCGGCGCCGCCGAGATCCTCGTCATTCGCTTCCTCGCCGATCGCGGCCTTCACCAGCGGCGGCCCGGCGAGGAAAATTTTCGATCGCTTGCGCACCAGCACGACGTAGTCGGAGAGCCCGGGCAGGTAGGCGCCACCGGCGGTCGAGGAGCCGTGCACGATCGCGACCTGGGGAATCCCGGCAGCCGACAGCCGCGCCTGGTTGGCGAAGGAGCGCCCGCCCTCCACGAACATCTCCGCCTGGTAGAGCAGATTAGCGCCGCCGCTTTCGACGAGGTAGATCAGCGGCAGCCGGTTCTCGAACGCGATCTCGTGCAACCGCAACGCCTTCTTGAGCCCGATCGGCGGGATGGTCCCGCCCTTGATGCCCGAATCCGAGGCTGAGACGATGCAGCGTCGGCCCGCGACCACGCCGACGCCGGCTATGGTGCCGCCGCCCATGATGTTCTTCTCGCCGTCGTCGTCATGCATCTTGTAGCCGGCAAGCGTGCTGAGCTCGA contains:
- a CDS encoding acyl-CoA dehydrogenase family protein, yielding MQFTAEHENLRRTVARFVETEINPHVDEWEAAEEFPSHDLFKKLGKLGLLGIKYDPDYGGLGLDFSYSMVMAEELGLCACGGVPMAIGVHTDMCTPALNRFGSEHVKSNFLAPSIAGDVVGCLGVSEPGGGSDVAAVKTTARRDGDDYVISGTKMWITNGMKADWCCLLANTSEGQVHQNKSLIAVPMDAKGITRQKIKKIGMNSSDTAQLFFDEVRVPAQNIIGQEGMGFTMQMLQFQEERLYSAASSLKGFDRLIDLTIEYTGERKTFGKPILDNQVVHFRLAELRTEVEALRALTWGAVEQYVAGRDVTRLASMAKLKTGRLAREITDTCLQYWGGMGYTYDNPVSRAYRDTRLVSIGAGADEIMLGIICKLEGTLPGTSNKKRT
- a CDS encoding acyl-CoA carboxylase subunit beta gives rise to the protein MPALSTALDTRSEAFRANTKAMSDKLGQVRDLERRVRENSASRRERFAERGQILPRARVERLLDRGQPFIELSTLAGYKMHDDDGEKNIMGGGTIAGVGVVAGRRCIVSASDSGIKGGTIPPIGLKKALRLHEIAFENRLPLIYLVESGGANLLYQAEMFVEGGRSFANQARLSAAGIPQVAIVHGSSTAGGAYLPGLSDYVVLVRKRSKIFLAGPPLVKAAIGEEANDEDLGGADLHGRVTGLGEYIAEDDVEAIALGREIMKQLAWDDVGAVRTVAPAPVFDPEELMGIVPADEKAPFDMKEVIARIVDGSDFFEFKREYAPDTTCGHAAVEGHRIGILANNGPIMPAGSLKAAQFIQLCDQTGVPLVFLQNTTGYMVGSEAERDGAIKHGSKMIQAVANARVPKFTFILGGSYGAGNYGMCGRGFSPRFIFSWPSARTAVMGGEQAAKVMEIVHRGKAAASGAEVDEEQLGKMSGGIRAGVEAQSTALFATARLWDDGIIDPRDTRRILGLCLQIAAEGAGRELRPNSFGVARG